TTCTCTAGTTATGACAAAGGCAGGACGTCCTTCATCAAGGGAGGAAGTCCACTTGCCATGCTCAGTAAACAGAGGGACTGGACGCTCATTGAGTTTTTTATGCAATATGAATGCTTCACATTTCTACTggtgcagagagaaagaaaacgtGGCTGGGTATCATCCCGCAACTTGACCTTCAAAACAACCAGTTTTTCTCAGGTCATGCTTGTGTTGTTTCTAACCTTGGTTATTTTATGCTTCAACAAACACGTTTCAGTCATTTAgctttcaaaaaaacaaaaatctgattctGCAAAGAAAACTTTCATGCACTTGGccttcaaaaaaaaagatgaaaatattattGGTTTTGAGtaagaagataaaaattaatttttaaattctagtaGCCAGAGAatgtttccttatattctttctccTTGTCTGAAGCACAGAGGCTGTTTGGAGAAATGGCTCCATGTCCAGACAAGGACTTTATGGCATGCCTGCCTGCAATATCTTGTCCTACAAAAACACAACTCAAACTATCAGCATCAAAATGAGCAGCAATGAACTAAAATACATcaacattatctatctatctatctatctatctatctgtctgatctgtctctatctatctaccatctatctcCACTGATACAAACAAATACAAATCCATGAGttcatgtttttttatttcttatttatttatttttggtactggagtttgaactcaggcctcacgcttgcttggcaggcatgaTCCACTCAGCCAGTCCAGGTAGTAATTCTTCAAAAGATTGGTAAATATAGGCAAAGAATCGAGTCTTTATCTGGCCTTATCTGTAAAAGCCATAAATAGTTGATAGCCGATGAAAGCAAGTTTCTTATAGAAAGTCTAGTCAAATATTAAACTTAAATATAATCATCCTTCTAGAGATCTAACCACCAATTTAGACTACAGAAAAATACAACCAACTAAAATCCAGTCCAGGGGAAACTGTATGGGGTAAACTCGGGAAATAATCTTGTTTTGTCAACggatagatgagagagagagagagagagagagagagaaaagaaggaggagaagatgaACACTTATCTTTTAGCTCTGTAATCAATTCAGTCAGAATTATTTCTACCCAAATTATTTAGAGATAAGGGGGAATTTAGGTTAATAGATGAAGCAAAATTAGCCAAATGCTGACACTCCTTAAGGAGAATCACCAGTGTATGAGTCATTGTaccattttttttgcttttttcttaaagttcataaaataactaataataaaagcTCAGAGAACATTAAAATATTGGTAAAATGCTAAAAGACCTCattaaaatagagataattttccctcaaatataaaaatactgtAGGTGAGAGTTCAGATGCAAGGATCCAACATCATGGAAATGAGCAGATGCTAGGAATTTCATGAGAAAATCCTCTCTGTGCTTGATCAGATTAATAAGATGTAAGTGACTAACGAGGTGTTTAATGATACCATCCATTTCTGCTTAGTGGTAGAATAGTTATAtaatatgaatatgaaaaaacacaAGTGGACCATCATAAATACTAAAATGAATAGTTCAATGTTTTCTAGTATATCTCTAGCTGCTCTGACCCCCGCCAACCCGCTCCTAAGCCTGTCACAAACTTGTGGGTTTTGACAGGCAAATCACAAATAGGACAGGTGTCTTTGTTAGCTCTGTAGGTAAATTCTGGCACCTGCCTAGACACCAGCTGTGTGCTAATTAGTCTTGGGATGGCCTACATCACCAACTATTGCAAGGCTGGAAATGTGCCGTAAAGCCTCCAGAGGAAAGTGTCAGTATACTGGCTGACAGATGCCCCTGGAGAGACCAGACCTTATCCTGACTGCCTCTATGTTGAGTTCTTGCCAGGTACAAAATAAGAGCTGGATGCATGTCCATAAGCCTGTGAATCAGTTTGGGGAATGAGGGTAGGGGGTACAGAACCAGAAGTCCAGTGATACTGACACAGACCGTGTCCAGTGTCTGGTCAGATGGCTTGGTGCTACCTTTTGATTAAGTACTAGTAACAACACACCCATGACATTTGAACCCTGCTCTCCAACAGACTTCAACAGTTTACTTGTGTGTCTTTCCATTCAGCCCTTCAATTATATTCATgcagcaaaaataatgaaatcaatgCACTGACTAGAAGTCCTAACAGATGAATCAGATTATTGCATGACCAATCTGGACTGGAAAGGAGGCCCAAGAACTCTCTAAATAGATTGAGCACACTGTAGCAAATTCAGCTGTAATGAAGACTTCCTCTCTGGACATGGATTTATTTTAGGTCCACAATGTATTCAATAATCACAAAGCAGATATACAATTAAATGCCCAATTACTGCTTCTTTCAGCAAATCCGATAACATGGATggattttattaagaaaatgaaaagaaaacctacCTGAAGACTGCAAGGGTCAGAGACCAGAGCACTAATGGTTTTCTCAGTTCAAACTTCGCCCGTTTGTTCATTAGGTGCCGACCACCAAATATAAAGGCAGCGTACAGTGCAGAAAACAGGAATGATTTCTTCCTATAATCACACAAATGAAACCTTATGAAATAAAATCCTGAAgcaattgcttttatttattaggAAACATCAACTTTAACACCAGTTTCCCTTCtacaaacactaaaaataaaacaattttagttTCATGTTCTCTTGACTGGAGGTCATAGAACCCCTCGTGGACATGGTGCACTGCTAGACTTCCCTTGATAGATCCCTCATCTGACAGACTGGCCAACAGAGCAAGTTATCATGTCATCAAAGATTTTCTTTTGGGGCCCTATAACTAAAAATTTCAACAACACAGCACTGAGGTATGAAAAGGAAACTTTTCCACTGAAAGAactcattttgttcttttgaatttGTTGGGCCAGTATGATGcatgaatttttaaatcaaattgtttttattggaaatatttgctttaaaaacaGGTGTGTATTGGGAcaagaaagacatttaaaaacttcATCTTCCTAGTAGAATAATGGTACTGAAAAATAACCCTGGTGTAATAATTGATGATTTAAAACTCAAAAATGTTATGACATGCCTCCCTCAACATGAATTCTTGAAATCCTCTCCAAAGAAGGAAGGTATTAAATTTCAATATTATCATTAATAGAAAGGCTTAATTGTCAGATATACAATGTAACAGGAAGAACACAAAACTATCTATGCTACAATTGCCAAAAAATTTGAACTTAAATTTAACCTAATTTCTGATCTAACGACCTACTTAGAGAAAACACAGCAGATAAATCTAAACTGCTCTCCAGGTTCCTATGAGCTGATTTGTTACTCTACTAAGTAAAAGCGAACAAGAATATTGATAAGGCCaaatatacatatgtagaaaaaaaccccaacaagCTTCTATAGTAGTGTGATTCAACAGAAAGGAACACCAGTCTTATAATTTAAACATTCAAGCATACTTTCTGAGATGGCCATGTATTCCCTATTCAGTTAGACCAACAGGGCAAGGGTTGAAACATAAGTCAGAAGAcataacaacaaaagcaaaatgtgtTAACATAAAAAGTATTATTTGCAAAATGCTTCATGTTTTGTTTCCCTAACTGCTGGCATATATTGCTGACTCACAAGCAGTCCTATTTCCATGAACACAAGTGACCTACTTGGTGAACACAACCTTGTAAAAGAATGATTCCAGTAATCAACCTGTAAATAAATGCTGAATACATTATTAAGTAGGAAATTATGGGAAACTCTTCTCTGGGCACACGAGACCTGGCATACAATAGTGcttcacaaatatttgttgaacaaacagGGTCTTGTGCTATCAAAGTGTCTGAAGGGGGAACATTATTTCACCTCTGTGACAGCAGGGGCTCAGCTGAGTGAGCAGTTAGTGACACTGGAAGAACGTGTACTTGCCCAGTAATGTACTTAGAACaactaaagaataaaatattcagaaaaacacTATGCCATTTTCTTCTTCTAGAAAGAAAGACTATTTCAATGCAAAgggaaatggaaaagtgagatgaTTTTATGGAAACTAACAATCAAGTCTTTCAGGAAGAACAACTTTTGGCTATAAATACAtacttggctttattttttcctatgaaaTCTGCAAGGGCATGATATTAAGTTACTTAAAAGAATCACTATCTCTGTACTCATacaaaatatatgttaaatatatataacatatatataacatatatatattaaatatatataacatatatatatatatatatatatatatatatatatatatatatatatataaagctcaGAGATAAGTAAGAACTCACTAAAACATAAAAGCTATTAAGCTGATTTAAGCAATGTAAACCATAAAGGTGACAAGTGACTATAATCACAGGGTTCTGACTTAATGAGCAATTCCCTATGGGTAGCCATCCTGCTGTAAGACTTTATCATTTAATCCTCCTAATCACCTCATCTTGCAGGTGAAGtataatcttcattttatagattaagAAACAGGATTAGAGGACTATAggtatagcttaagtggtagagcgcctgcattacaagctcaaagccctgggttcaaaccccagtcccatcaaaaagaaaaagaaagaaaacggtTCAGATGTTAAGTAGCCCCAGATTTGCCTGCTTTTCTATGGTAAACTTTCAGGAGAAAAAGGGACAACTtggtgtgttatcttctaaggaTTGCTTCATTCTCTTCTGAATTACATCATCCCTATTCAAATGTGAAAAGACCACTAATCTCCCCCAACTTCAGGTTCCAACTGTCCTAGTTCCCAGGCCTGGAACACTTGCATTCAAACCCTCTTCACTTCTTTGAGAACACTGAACACCTGTCCTTATAAttgcttattattatttctcttgctCCCTGAGTATAATTCAGATCTAGTTATGGTTGTATTTGTTGTATGACTTGCAATTATGCACCATCCAAGTTAAATGAATGCCCTTATATGCTCTTGACATTCTAGCCTAAGGGAAACTGTGCCCCATGAATCAACAGAAGAATAAAAACTTCCCtgctttttctctaatttcttattTCTGGAATGAGAATTAGTCCTAATGTACTAACTTTCCTGTAAAACCCACTCTCTTTTCTATGTGTTTTGAAAACTCTTTAAGgatgggatatagctcagtggtacagcacttgcctagcacgtgcaaggacccccagttcaatccccaacacccccaaaaaacaaaatgctgTTTAAGAGCCATCCATTCAATAACTAGGGCAAACAATACAAACAGTGACACAGGATTTGAGAATTACAAAGAACCTTAGAGGCAGACCCCAAGACCCTCATCTTACAGAGGACTGAATGGGGAGCGTGAGGACGTTGGTCACTCATGGTCACACTGTTGGAAGGTGTACATTGGTCAAGACCACCCAAAATGGTCATGGCTCTGAACAAGCAGGTGGGCAAGCAGAAACTAATTGTATAGGCTATATTTGGGTCCTAGGAAGGCAACAATTGAAATGATATTTGATTAAgtgctataataaaaataaggtgcCTGTTGTATGTTACATAAACTTTCTACGGTGGTGAAATCCAAATAATGCTGTGAGTGAGTTGGAATTAAATttaggcttccttttttttttttaatttagattaaaatatttattgtaagcAGATTCCTTTTTCTGTATTAATAAGAAAAGATACAACTGGAAACATTCAGAGACTGGAAACTGTGGAACCTGTTCTCAAGTCCACCATCAAATACGGTATCACTAAAGGAAGACAAGTTACAACTTAAAATTAGGGGAACCTATACACAATTTATAcggggggaaagaaaaaaacaacagaagtcCAAGTGAACCTTACTACTTCAGTCTTTAGTTAGGCACATAAAACTGTACTACTTAATATACTTTTCCATGAACTTTTTGTGAAACTCAGATCGCAGTGTGTCATTCACaaatcttttgtctttcttctggtCATCCACACCTTTTGCACAGTTCTTGAAGACAACGTCATCATCCCACCTTCTTTTCACTTTGAGGTTGGCCTGAGGCTGGGCTGGGCCAGTGAGGTTAAGGAGCGGGTTTCCACTCAGGATGTTCTCCATACGGATCctctcttcttctgctttttgTTCCTGTTCCTTTCTGGCCTGCTCCtcagctctttcttttttaatcttttccaaTTCTGCAAGAAGAGCTGCAGTGTCATCATCATCACTCTCTTCTTCAAAATCTTCATCTTCTTCGTCTGTTAGAGGATCATCTGCATCAAGGTTGGCAGCAGGAATCTGGTCTAACCGAGGCTTCTTTGACACCGAAGAGGAAGTTGTATGTTCTCGAGTTGGACGATCCCTATTTTTTTCTCGTGcagcagctctctctctctctcttccaattCTCTCCTGAAGTCACGGTTACGAACCTCTTCAGGGGCATCCTGAGTAGTTTGTCTGTATTTTATCTTTGTGTGAGAGGGAAGGTCTCTGCTTGAATACTGCTTTGAGAGTTGGCTCAAGtcaccttctccttttcctctcccacctcttgCAGGTTCAAAAGTTGGCCTTGCTGCTGttgtcatcttttatttttagccGAGGTCCGACGCAGCAGCAGCCTCGGaggatctcacacacacaccatcccGATCCCGGTTCCCAGAAGCCTAGGCTTCCTTGATAAGAGAAATTAACCTGAGGAAGTATTAACTCTTACCTCTTCAACTGTGTATTCAAAATGCATCATttatgtttgaaagtttgattattttttctatttttgcttagaAGGTAAGATTTTCTTTAGCAAACTTGGCAGTTTAAGTGGATTAGAGCTATGTATCTCTTTGGTAAAAGTTCAATTATAGTCATGATGAATGATGACTCCCTGAGAGCCTACTTAGTAGTTAATGTGGATAGATTATTTCCCTAATGCTTCAATGGTAATCCAATAATTTATCATATTGTGGCATTGTGAGCTGGGAATGATGGTGGTACCAAGCTTTTATTACCAGATAATGAGTAATTTCTAGAAGGCATGGTCTTGTCTTGCTTAATAAATTTCCAATGTTATCACACAGCTCAAGCCTTACCAAAAGTACTTAATAAGTACTTTTCAGGATAGTTATTCTGGATTTGATTACTAGGTAATCAACCaaataaatgtaaatcaaatgGAACAGTAATGAGTTTTGGTTTCACTGGGCTTGTACCTAACTTTTTCTCTGTTACACTTTGGTCATTAATAATGAAGAAAAGCAATTAATAGAAATTAGTTCATAATTAATAAGAACAAACAGTGGCTTTATTCTTTATCCTTAGAGATCTGGATTTCTCTATTATACTACTTTGTTCAAAACATgcctaaatatttttataattgttacTAGAGTAAATGAGCAAGTACCAGCTTAGGGTCTGTAGTTACTGCTCTACCTGAACACCTCTGAAAGACTGTATAAATTCAAATGCATTGTTTTCTAAATTCATGGGATTCCCCTGAAGCCAGTAGTTAGCTTGAGTCTCCTCAGCACTCACATTTAGATCTCTGACAGCTATCTTGTACTTCAAGAGCCAAACAAGTTCATTCACTACTGAAGAAACTTGTAGTTCAACACAGGATAATTGCTAGTGAATACCTTGGGAAGATGGCCTAAATGACTTCCCAAGCCTTTCATGTTGTGTCTAAATTGCCTTGTTTATAGATACCATACCTGTGCAAAGCAAAAGGAGTTGTAGATATGACAATTAAGCtgccaggaaaaaaaggaaagttgacCTGAAAGTATCTCCCACTTCTGTTGCTATAAACCTAGTGCAGTGATAGTTTTAATGGTCTAAGTCAGAGAGTCTGAAGCTAGGACAGAATACAAGATTTCTCCTCTACTTCATTTGCTGACAAACTGGGAAACAATTCATGGTTCAGAGTGATTTGTGGGACAAATCAACTGATTTGATTTGCCCCAGAGACTGAAGGAAGAAACACATTGCTTTTCAATGTGTGTCTATGGTGATTCTAAGTTGataaggatataaagaaaggtttTCCTGAGAAGGATCCTGACGGGGTGCTCTTGGGAATTCCAGCCAGGGCTGGATTCTGCCGGACTTTTGAAGATTACCTAAGACTTAGAACAGGCATTTTTCTATATTAAGAGTAACgaggccgggcaccagtggctcatccctataatcctagctactcaggaggcagagatcaggaaaatcgtggtttgaagccagcctgggcaaatagttcgtgagactctatcttgaaaaaacccatcacaaaaaagggctggtggagttcaaattgtaggctttgagttcaaactccagtacccagtactgagaaaaaaaaaaagagtaatgagtatttttaagcaaattttattcttaaattaacTGTACTTAGAAATTAACTATATGCTCAGAAACTCTGACAAAGAATAGTTTTGTGAATAATGGAAATATATTCATAATTAACAGTGGCTTTAAAATTCTGAGACAAAGCCACATTTAAAGAAAAGGGTGTTATTCTAATCTGTTATGTTTTAACTCAGGAACCCAAATAATATGTGGATTTCTGAGCTACCTTGAGTTGCAAACactgttttctcattttccttaccCCTCAGAAGCTAATTTAGAGATCACAGGTTTTCcttatccatttttttttaaggcgAGAAAACCACTCTTGTACTTCCGTTTTTCTATTCTTGAAGTAGGCCATGGTCAAAGTACAGCTACATTTGGTAAAATTGGTTTAACAGTATGGCCACATATCCATTTCCATTAAAATCTATTCCTTTTAGAAACAGACCTGGAGAACACACTTTTTTAAATCctgttgcatttaaaaaaaaatcttggtgaATTTTGTTTCCATGTCACAAGTGAAAATAGGATCTTGGGGAGAAAACACTCTCAAAATGTAACAAAACAAAGCCCACATCTAACAAAACGACATTAACACTTAAGTTGATGGGATCCCAATTAAGTCTCTTTGTTTCCTTAGGAATTACATTTCAGTAGCTGATGAAAAATGTTgacatccatccattcactcaaAATGTAATGAACTTTTATCACAGT
This window of the Castor canadensis chromosome 9, mCasCan1.hap1v2, whole genome shotgun sequence genome carries:
- the LOC109691821 gene encoding LOW QUALITY PROTEIN: spliceosome-associated protein CWC15 homolog (The sequence of the model RefSeq protein was modified relative to this genomic sequence to represent the inferred CDS: deleted 2 bases in 1 codon); translation: MTTAARPTFEPARGGRGKGEGDLSQLSKQYSSRDLPSHTKIKYRQTTQDAPEEVRNRDFRRELEERERAAAREKNRDRPTREHTTSSSVSKKPRLDQIPAANLDADDPLTDEEDEDFEEESDDDDTAALLAELEKIKKERAEEQARKEQEQKAEEERIRMENILSGNPLLNLTGPAQPQANLKVKRRWDDDVVFKNCAKGVDDQKKDKRFVNDTLRSEFHKKFMEKYIK